Proteins found in one Pocillopora verrucosa isolate sample1 chromosome 12, ASM3666991v2, whole genome shotgun sequence genomic segment:
- the LOC136277237 gene encoding RING finger and CHY zinc finger domain-containing protein 1-like isoform X2: MRLGIQLKDSHKDIHTSRIPAHVPSCGHLLHSSCFTKLLESGGYACPICNKSLINMTRMWRTLDLEISQTPMPEEYREFYVLVLCRDCNKKSKVKFHVLGLKCMECGSYNTSREGEEGVPVVPRPAIGDPAADNEDGWETEEEEEIVGGEEEPAANGNETRQQQDDSISDELNIADVVINVDGDRDSVLPLD; encoded by the exons ATGCGCCTTGGAATTCAGCTGAAGGACTCGCATAAG GATATTCACACCTCAAGAATACCAGCACATGTACCTTCATGCGGGCATCTACTTCACAG CTCTTGCTTCACCAAGTTGCTGGAGTCagg GGGGTATGCTTGCCCAATATGTAACAAGTCCCTTATTAATATGACCCGCATGTGGCGCACACTGGATCTTGAGATATCTCAGACACCCATGCCAGAGGAGTATAGAGAGTTCTATGTACTG GTTCTCTGTCGCGATTGTAACAAG aaaagcaaagtaaaatttcatgTTCTCGGCTTGAAGTGCATGGAGTGTGGTTCCTACAACACGAGCAGAGAGGGTGAGGAGGGTGTCCCTGTGGTACCCAGACCTGCCATAGGTGACCCAGCTGCAGATAACGAGGATGGCTGggaaacagaagaagaagaggaaattgTAGGAGGAGAGGAAGAACCTGCAGCAAATGGAAACGAAACACGACAACAACAAGACGACAGTATAAGTGATGAACTGAATATAGCAGATGTTGTGATAAATGTAGACGGTGACAGGGACAGTGTTCTGCCTTTAGACTGA
- the LOC131790891 gene encoding adenosine receptor A3-like, whose amino-acid sequence MNVSMSEDPLVNSSRSKFFCPGAPLIIWDLERKAFLQLGITLSAVIGLFAVLLNIFVILAIKKTRKLQTNSIILVTSLAVVDLIVGAVSAPFNITLDALILRGTISVGTICVIAKLTRLVSGTTYRASYYHVVLFSWERYVAIVKPMKYKAIVTEKRLTRLAIIAWMTALTTSVLFLALEATAVSKMVPRVIFAIVQLLAFTLMVYFYSMVYIGIRKWNRSQFSHINALIKARMESKTALTVFLLTIAILIAIVPLGVAHVLAQRSLFFREISVLRWAETFLLLNSIVNPALYFYRHRKYREAALRLLSKPQEIQPAVHMGLRKRRQRYSSAFVNVQELVHIERGQHLTRSQSWTADTHMVAGTLTVSREPAVVIMNRRMSCPPLIRHENLREVIQPFTRTVKVQIELPPTKK is encoded by the coding sequence ATGAATGTGAGTATGTCTGAAGATCCCCTTGTAAACTCTTCTCGGTCAAAGTTCTTTTGTCCAGGTGCTCCGCTGATTATTTGGGATTTAGAAAGGAAAGCGTTCCTACAGCTTGGAATCACTTTATCTGCCGTAATAGgtttatttgcagttttgttgAACATTTTTGTGATCTTAGCAATcaagaaaacgagaaaattaCAGACAAACTCTATCATTTTAGTCACCAGTTTGGCAGTCGTAGATCTCATAGTGGGTGCGGTTTCTGCCCCATTTAACATCACTTTAGATGCGTTAATTCTTCGAGGAACTATATCGGTGGGCACGATCTGTGTGATAGCTAAACTTACCAGATTAGTTTCGGGCACTACTTACCGTGCTTCGTACTATCACGTAGTTCTGTTCAGTTGGGAGAGGTATGTTGCGATTGTAAAGCCTATGAAGTACAAGGCTATAGTAACCGAGAAACGCTTAACGAGATTAGCGATAATCGCCTGGATGACAGCCCTTACAACATCGGTCTTATTTCTCGCATTAGAAGCTACTGCGGTTTCCAAAATGGTACCTCGTGTTATATTTGCTATTGTCCAGTTACTCGCCTTTACCCTTATGGTGTATTTTTATTCCATGGTTTATATCGGAATACGAAAATGGAACCGAAGCCAATTCAGCCACATTAATGCTCTGATCAAAGCGAGGATGGAAAGTAAAACGGCTTTGACGGTGTTTCTGCTAACAATTGCCATTTTAATCGCTATCGTTCCTTTAGGGGTTGCACACGTCTTAGCGCAacgttcccttttttttcgtgaaatttCAGTTTTGCGATGGGCAGAAACTTTCCTCCTGTTAAACTCCATTGTAAATCCTGCGCTGTATTTTTATAGACACAGGAAATATAGGGAAGCTGCTCTTAGACTGCTAAGTAAGCCACAGGAAATTCAGCCAGCGGTTCACATGGGTCTTCGTAAAAGACGCCAGCGATATTCCTCCGCATTTGTTAATGTTCAAGAGCTTGTCCACATAGAAAGAGGTCAACACCTCACACGGTCACAGTCCTGGACAGCGGACACACACATGGTCGCTGGAACACTGACCGTGTCTCGAGAACCAGCGGTCGTAATAATGAACAGAAGAATGTCATGTCCACCCTTAATAAGGCATGAAAACCTTCGTGAAGTGATTCAACCTTTCACTCGAACTGTCAAGGTGCAGATTGAACTTCCTCCTACAAAGAAATAA
- the LOC136277237 gene encoding RING finger and CHY zinc finger domain-containing protein 1-like isoform X1 codes for MRLGIQLKDSHKCVEKSSRSDCPICYEDIHTSRIPAHVPSCGHLLHSSCFTKLLESGGYACPICNKSLINMTRMWRTLDLEISQTPMPEEYREFYVLVLCRDCNKKSKVKFHVLGLKCMECGSYNTSREGEEGVPVVPRPAIGDPAADNEDGWETEEEEEIVGGEEEPAANGNETRQQQDDSISDELNIADVVINVDGDRDSVLPLD; via the exons ATGCGCCTTGGAATTCAGCTGAAGGACTCGCATAAG TGCGTTGAAAAGAGTTCACGGTCTGATTGTCCCATTTGCTATG AGGATATTCACACCTCAAGAATACCAGCACATGTACCTTCATGCGGGCATCTACTTCACAG CTCTTGCTTCACCAAGTTGCTGGAGTCagg GGGGTATGCTTGCCCAATATGTAACAAGTCCCTTATTAATATGACCCGCATGTGGCGCACACTGGATCTTGAGATATCTCAGACACCCATGCCAGAGGAGTATAGAGAGTTCTATGTACTG GTTCTCTGTCGCGATTGTAACAAG aaaagcaaagtaaaatttcatgTTCTCGGCTTGAAGTGCATGGAGTGTGGTTCCTACAACACGAGCAGAGAGGGTGAGGAGGGTGTCCCTGTGGTACCCAGACCTGCCATAGGTGACCCAGCTGCAGATAACGAGGATGGCTGggaaacagaagaagaagaggaaattgTAGGAGGAGAGGAAGAACCTGCAGCAAATGGAAACGAAACACGACAACAACAAGACGACAGTATAAGTGATGAACTGAATATAGCAGATGTTGTGATAAATGTAGACGGTGACAGGGACAGTGTTCTGCCTTTAGACTGA